One genomic region from Mycoplasmopsis meleagridis encodes:
- a CDS encoding restriction endonuclease subunit S — protein sequence MKIFEELLSKEDNKFFIRKKLYEVTIWDKTFNDLAKEKQLKNKQKYKYLYASEIEKIKEENGDIKILTTYESNYFVSSKKWKGEFYDEEIIAIPGGGNLTIQYHKGKFITSDNRICKSFDTKILNTKYLYYFFHFIKEKISNFYRGSAIKHPYMAGILNLEIIIPPLSLQEKIVEILDKFNNYLINVKNELNARNKQYILSWWYFWYF from the coding sequence ATGAAAATTTTTGAAGAGTTGCTTTCGAAAGAAGATAATAAGTTTTTTATTAGAAAAAAACTATATGAAGTAACTATTTGAGATAAAACTTTTAACGATTTAGCAAAAGAAAAGCAGCTCAAAAACAAGCAAAAATATAAATATTTATATGCTTCAGAAATTGAAAAAATTAAAGAAGAAAATGGTGATATAAAAATTCTAACTACTTATGAATCGAATTATTTTGTTTCTTCAAAAAAGTGAAAAGGTGAATTTTATGATGAAGAAATAATTGCTATTCCTGGGGGAGGCAATTTAACAATTCAATATCATAAAGGTAAATTTATAACAAGCGATAATAGAATTTGCAAATCATTTGATACAAAGATTTTAAATACTAAATATTTGTATTATTTTTTTCATTTCATTAAAGAAAAAATATCTAATTTTTATCGTGGAAGCGCTATCAAACATCCTTATATGGCTGGAATATTAAATTTAGAGATAATAATCCCTCCTTTATCTCTTCAGGAAAAAATTGTTGAAATTTTAGATAAATTTAATAATTATTTGATTAATGTTAAAAATGAATTAAATGCTAGAAATAAGCAATATATATTATCGTGATGGTATTTTTGATACTTTTAA
- a CDS encoding restriction endonuclease subunit S, whose protein sequence is MLEISNIYYRDGIFDTFNLYKSNIKSNQLPEVKLADICKFITGDKITKKELTKEGYPVVSGGAKYLGYYSNFNREKKQITIVRCGTVGLVQWQENDFWASEKCITLEFDEKILIKKFLYYFLKTKQKEIFESNVNSFPWMLNINFIKNLALKIPSLEKQNKIVNVLDNFESICSSLNIGLPAEENKRKKQYEYYRNAIFKYLEVGILQHKDAEREREREREHGLVKLLQHIFGAITLELGTFSNFYNGFNFKSDNLLGNKLEIGNIIKINNINNNGSINFSLSDKFSLKNYKTNLEKFRVNKNNILIATRGSLGKIGFAGGEEKNCFINQRIVKIEVLENLAIPEFIYFYLTSIINDWLKIKELKSALPYINTEDILKIKLLIPPLSFQNKIINYLNSFKKICSDFNIGLPAEENKRKTQYEHYKNKIFNYLESNSYENN, encoded by the coding sequence ATGCTAGAAATAAGCAATATATATTATCGTGATGGTATTTTTGATACTTTTAATTTATATAAATCAAATATAAAATCTAACCAACTACCTGAAGTTAAATTAGCTGATATTTGCAAATTCATAACGGGAGATAAAATAACTAAAAAAGAACTTACTAAAGAAGGCTATCCAGTAGTAAGTGGAGGAGCAAAATATTTAGGTTATTATAGTAATTTTAACCGTGAAAAGAAACAAATAACAATAGTAAGATGTGGTACAGTCGGTTTAGTTCAATGACAAGAAAATGATTTTTGAGCTAGCGAAAAATGTATCACTTTAGAATTTGATGAGAAAATTCTAATTAAGAAATTTTTGTATTATTTTTTAAAGACAAAACAGAAAGAAATATTTGAAAGTAATGTTAATTCTTTTCCTTGAATGTTAAATATAAATTTTATAAAGAATTTAGCACTAAAAATTCCTTCTTTAGAAAAACAAAACAAAATAGTGAATGTTCTAGATAATTTTGAAAGTATTTGTTCCAGTCTTAATATCGGTTTACCTGCCGAAGAAAATAAAAGAAAAAAACAATACGAATACTATAGAAACGCAATATTTAAATATCTTGAAGTTGGTATTCTACAACATAAAGACGCAGAGAGAGAGAGAGAGAGAGAGAGAGAGCACGGATTAGTCAAATTATTGCAACACATTTTTGGTGCTATAACCTTAGAATTAGGAACTTTTAGTAATTTTTATAATGGTTTTAATTTTAAAAGCGATAATTTATTAGGTAATAAATTAGAAATAGGCAATATTATTAAGATAAATAATATTAATAATAATGGTAGTATAAATTTTTCTTTGAGCGATAAATTCAGTTTAAAAAATTACAAAACTAATTTAGAAAAGTTCAGAGTAAATAAAAATAATATTTTAATTGCTACTAGAGGTTCTCTTGGAAAAATAGGCTTTGCTGGCGGAGAAGAAAAAAACTGTTTTATAAATCAAAGAATAGTAAAAATAGAAGTTTTAGAAAATTTAGCTATACCTGAATTTATTTATTTTTATTTAACCTCCATAATTAATGATTGATTAAAAATTAAAGAATTGAAATCAGCTTTGCCATATATAAATACTGAGGACATTTTAAAAATTAAATTACTAATTCCTCCTTTATCATTTCAAAATAAAATTATTAATTATTTAAATAGTTTTAAAAAAATTTGTTCTGATTTTAATATTGGTTTACCTGCCGAAGAAAATAAAAGAAAAACACAATACGAACATTATAAAAATAAGATATTTAATTATCTTGAAAGCAATAGTTATGAAAATAATTAA
- a CDS encoding type I restriction-modification system subunit M, translating into MDNKKELERENLHKTIWSIADKLRGSVDGWDFKNYVLGGMFYRFLSEKITKEINKEQGEGFNYAEYQDEIDPEDIESIIDDQGYFIKPQDLFINVAKNAPNDVNLNETLERIFKSIEDSAKGRDSEDDFKGLFQDFDVNNNKLGDTVIKRNQILTHLLQGIESMQLGNFKDNTIDLFGDAYEFLMGMYASNAGKSGGEYFTPQEVSKLLIKLAINNRKNVRKIYDMCAGSGSLLLQGVKVLGENNIKVGIYGQEKNVTTFNLCRINMFLHDIPFNKFKIYCDDTLMNPQGEEYAPFDVIVSNPPYSVPWNDTNDKTLINDPRYSAPGVLAPRSKADWAFVLHALYNLSEDGTAAIVCFPGIMYRSGAEQQIRKYLIENNFVEAVIQLPDNLFFGTDISTCILVLKRNRINSDVVFIDASNYFVKVTKKNKLTEQNINDILDLYNKRENLKNVVKIASRQQIEENNYNLSVNSYVEKENNKEVIDIKLLNQEIKEIVSRQEILRREIDKIITLLEEEK; encoded by the coding sequence ATGGATAATAAGAAAGAATTAGAGAGAGAAAACTTACATAAAACAATATGATCCATAGCCGATAAACTTAGAGGTAGTGTTGATGGCTGAGATTTTAAAAATTATGTTTTAGGCGGTATGTTTTATCGTTTTCTTTCAGAAAAAATAACTAAAGAAATAAATAAAGAACAAGGCGAAGGTTTTAATTATGCTGAATATCAAGATGAAATTGATCCAGAAGATATTGAATCAATTATTGATGATCAAGGTTATTTTATAAAGCCACAAGATTTGTTTATTAATGTTGCTAAAAACGCGCCTAATGATGTCAATTTGAATGAAACTTTAGAAAGAATTTTTAAATCAATAGAAGATTCTGCTAAAGGAAGAGATAGTGAAGATGATTTCAAAGGTCTTTTTCAAGACTTTGATGTTAATAATAATAAATTAGGCGATACTGTAATTAAAAGAAATCAAATTTTAACTCATTTACTGCAAGGCATTGAGAGTATGCAACTAGGCAATTTCAAAGATAATACAATAGATCTTTTTGGTGATGCTTACGAATTTTTAATGGGAATGTATGCTTCAAATGCTGGTAAAAGTGGTGGAGAATATTTCACGCCTCAAGAAGTAAGTAAACTTTTAATAAAATTAGCGATTAACAACAGAAAAAACGTTAGAAAAATTTATGATATGTGTGCTGGTTCGGGATCACTTCTTTTACAAGGAGTAAAAGTTCTTGGAGAAAATAATATTAAAGTTGGTATTTATGGACAAGAAAAAAATGTTACCACTTTTAACTTATGTCGTATTAACATGTTTTTACATGATATTCCTTTCAATAAATTCAAAATTTATTGTGATGATACTTTAATGAATCCTCAAGGCGAAGAATATGCTCCTTTTGATGTTATAGTTTCTAATCCGCCTTACTCAGTTCCATGAAATGATACAAATGATAAAACTTTGATTAATGATCCGCGTTATTCTGCGCCTGGAGTTTTAGCCCCTAGATCAAAGGCAGATTGAGCTTTTGTCTTGCACGCTTTATATAATTTATCAGAAGATGGAACAGCTGCTATAGTTTGTTTTCCAGGAATAATGTATAGAAGTGGAGCAGAGCAACAAATTCGTAAATATTTAATAGAAAATAATTTTGTTGAAGCTGTAATCCAGCTTCCTGATAATTTGTTTTTTGGTACAGATATATCAACATGCATTTTAGTACTTAAGAGAAATAGAATTAATTCAGACGTTGTTTTTATTGATGCTTCTAATTATTTTGTAAAAGTAACAAAGAAAAATAAATTAACCGAGCAAAATATAAATGACATTTTAGATTTATATAATAAAAGAGAAAATCTTAAAAATGTAGTAAAAATTGCTTCTCGTCAACAAATAGAGGAAAATAACTATAATCTTTCAGTTAATTCTTATGTTGAAAAAGAAAACAATAAAGAAGTTATAGATATTAAATTATTGAATCAAGAAATTAAAGAAATTGTTTCTCGTCAAGAAATTCTTCGAAGAGAAATTGACAAAATAATTACTCTACTTGAAGAGGAAAAGTAA